The sequence GCGCCATTGTGGTGCTGAGCAATGCGGCGGCCTGCTGGGGGTTGCACACCTCGAAGATGCGGCACTGCTCCAGGAACGGCTGACCTTTACTGCGCAGGGTGTGGCCCAGATCATGCACGGCCAGCACGCCGAAGCCATGCTGCGCCACCGCCTTCTGTAGGGCGGCGCTGGCCTCCTCGAAGGATTTCGGCGTGTCGATGATGAAGAACTGATCCATCGGTGGCCTCAGCGTGTGCCGTACCAACTGCGATACCACTGGGACATCTGCTGGATTTCATCGCTCTGCACCCGCACCATGGCCTGCTGCAACTGACGAAGCTCCGGGTGCTGCGAATTGGTCTGGGCCATCGAGGCCATCATCACGCCCATCTGGTGGTGGGGAATCATCTGCTCAATGAAGGCACGGTCGAAGTCAGGGGCTGCGCTCAGGGCAGAGAGGTTCGTGCCACCACCCATCTGTCCCATGCCCATGCCCATGCCCATGCCCCCGCCCATGCCCCCGCCCATGCCCATTCCTCCACCCATGCCCATGCCGTTCTGCCAACCCCAGCCTGTGCCCGGTCCCCAACTGGGCACATCTTTGCCGTACCACTGCTCGTACCAGGCACGCATCTGGGCGTTCTCGCGGGTCTGACTGGCCTTGATGCTCTTCGCCAGGGCCTTGATCTCGGGCCGCTGGGCGCGGGTGAGGGCGAGATCGGCCATGGCGATCGCCCCGTCGTGGTGGGGGATCATCATCACGACGAACTGCTGATCCGAATAACCCATCCCCATCTGGCCCGGGCCACCCACGCCTCCTCGATACCCGGGCATACCGGCACCGCCCTCGTAGCCGGGCATGCCGGCACCGCCCATACCCTGGGACAGGCACCGGGTGCCAGCCCAAAGGGAGACCGCGATGATGCCTCCCGTGGCCAGCAGCAGGGCTGGCCGTCCGAAGACTCTTCGGCGTGGTTCGATGTTGGCCATCCTTTCGACGCCGCTCGCGAACTGTCCATCTCCAAGGTGGCCACGGGCTTGCGAGTGGATTGACAATCCAGCCAAATGTTCATGCGACCTCCGCTGGCCGGGGGCTGATCAGACGTTGAGATTCGGGCAGATCACGGCCATGTTCGGCGCTGGATCGCTCTGCCAGTTCTGCAGCAGGCTTTGCAGTTCCCTCCTGAACAGACGCAGCTCCCGCAGCCGTTCGTCCACCAGATCGATCTGCCGTTGGAGCTGCCGCTGGATGTCGCCGCAGGGGAGCTCACCGGCATCGTGCACCGCCAGGCACTCCTGAATGTCATCAAGAGTCAGTCCGAGGCTCTTGAGCCGCCGGATGAAGTCCAGGCGCCGCAGGCTCTCCTCACCGAACAGGCGGTAACCGCCTTCGCTGCGGCCCACCGCCGGCAGCAGGCCGAGCTCTTCGTAGTAGCGGAGCGTTTTCACGGGCAGGCCACTGCGGCTGGCCAGGGCGCCGATCTTCATGCCGACAGGCACTGGCGCCGCCCCTGGAGGGCGGCCGGCCCGTGGTGTGGCGGCGGAGCGGGAGGCGGCGGGTGCAGGTGCGGGAGCGGGAGTGACGGCGGCCATGGGCAAACACACTCTCCATTACTGGGGAGACTCTAACCATCTCTGTCCGCCGTCGTTCTCCCGGCAGGCCGTTTGAATCCACCAGGGCCTTGACTCTCCAGTCCACTGGACGCCATAGGTTGAAGCCCCCCCCTGCAGCGCCCCGGCCCTGCCTCCAGGTCCCCCGCTGAGCACCCCGTCCGCCAACCCTCCCTGCTGCCATGCCGAGGATCCAGCCGGCGCGGCCGATGGCATGGAGCGGGAGCTGGCCCGGGAACTCACAGAACTGCGCCGCAAGGTGAATGTGGCGGTGGTGCTCACCGCGCTGGTGATGCTCTCCAGCCTGCCCCACATGCTCGGGGTCCACAGCCTGCCCTTCCTGCCGGGCTGGTTCACCAGCCCCTGGACCCAACTGCTCCTCACCACGCCGGTGCTGTTCTGGTGCGGCCGGGGTTTCTTCAGCGGCGCCGCCTCGGCCTTTCGCCAGCACAGCGCCGACATGAACACCCTGGTGGCGGCCGGCACCGGCATCGCCTGGCTCACCTCGCTGTTCAGCACCGTGTTCCCCCAGCTGCTGATCGCCGAGGGCCTGCCGGCAGACGTCTACTACGAAACCGCCGCCGTGATCCTCACCATGGTGCTGCTGGGCAACCTGATGGAGGCCCGCGCCCGGGGGCAGACCTCCGAGGCGATCCGGCGCCTGCTGCAGCTCCAGCCCCCCACGGCCCGGGTGCTGCGTCACGGCAAGCCGGTGCAGATCCCCGTGTCCCATCTGGTGGTGGGCGATCTGGTGCAGGTGCGCCCGGGCGAGAAGCTGCCCACCGATGGGGTGGTGAGCGAAGGCAGCTCCTGGGTGGAGGAATCGATGCTCACCGGTGAGCCCACGCCTGTGGCCAAGGCGGTGGGCGATGCGGTGATCGGCGCCTCGATGAACCGCAGCGGCAGCTTCACCTTCCGGGTCAGCCGGGTGGGGACAGGCACGGTGCTGGCCCAGATCGTGGAGCTGGTGCGCCAGGCCCAGAGCTCCCGCACCCGGGTGCAGCGGGTGGCCGATCAGGTGGTGAGCTGGTTCGCGCCGGCGGTGATCGCCCTGGCCATTGCCGCCTATGTGATCTGGTTCCTGGTGAGCGGCAATGCGGTGCTGGCGATGCTCTTTCTGGTGAGCGTGCTGGTGATCGCCTGTCCCTGCGCCCTGGGCCTGGCCACCCCCACCTCGATCATGGTGGCCTCCGGCAAAGGGGCGGAGAACGGCCTGATCTTCCGGAGCGCCGAGGCGCTCGAAACCGCCGGCACGCTGCGCACCATCGTGCTCGACAAGACCGGCACCCTCACCCGCGGCCAGCCGGAGGTGACCCAGTTCGAGCGACTCGACGGTGGCGCGCTGCCGGCTGACACCCTGCTGGCCCTGACGGCCGCACTGGAATCCCGCTCGGAGCATCCCCTGGCCGAGGCGATCGTGGCCTATGCCACACATCAGCTGCAGCCGGGCGATCTGCCGGCGGTGACGGACTTCGAGGCCGTGGCGGGTCGCGGCGTGCAGGGGGTGATCGCCGGCCAGCAGGTGCGGGTCGGCACCCCCCGCTGGCTCCCCGAACTCGGCATCGACACCGCGGCCCTCGAGCCCCTGGTGGAGCGCCTGGAGGCCCTGGCCTGCAGTGTGGCGGCCGTGGTGGTGGACGGGCGGATCGAGGCCTGCTTCGGGGTGGCCGATCCGCTCAAACCCAGTGCCGCGGCAGCGGTGGCGGCGCTGCGGCGGCTGGGACTGCAGGTGGTGATGCTCAGCGGTGACGCCCGCCGCACCGCCGAGGTGGTGGCCGCCCAGGTGGGGATCGAGCGGGTGGTGGCCGAGGTGCGTCCCGCCGACAAGGCCTCGGTGGTGCAACGGCTGCAGGAGCAGGGGGAGGGCCCGGTGGCGATGGTGGGTGACGGCATCAACGACGCCCCCGCCCTGGCCCAGGCCGACGTGGGCCTCGCCATGGGCACTGGCACCGATGTGGCGATCGCCGCCAGCGACGTCACCCTGATCTCCGGCAACCTGGCCGGCGTGCCGGCGGCGATCGAGCTCAGCCGCCACACCATGGCCAACATCCGCCAGAACCTGTTCTTCGCCTTCGCCTACAACGTGGCCGGCATCCCGATCGCCGCCGGTGTGCTGTTCCCCCTCACCGGCTGGCTGCTGAGCCCGATGCTGGCCGGCGCCGCCATGGCCTTCAGCTCCGTGTCGGTGGTGAGCAATGCCCTGCGGCTGCGCCGCTTCCGGCCTGCGCCCCTGCCGAGGGCTGCCTGATGACACTCCCAGCCCTGATGCCGCTCCTGTCTGCCGTCGCCGCCACCGCTGCCACCAGCGCCTCCACCGCCGAGCCGCTCTGGCGCAGCATCGAGCAGCCCGTGCTGCTGAAGCTGCTGGTGGCCGGCGCAGGGGTGGCGCTGATCATCTGGGAGCTGTGGTGGTTCCTCGGCCGCCATGGTGGTGGCGTGGCGGCCCGCGAGGGCGAGCACGGCCTGCAGGAGATCACCATCACCGTGGATGGGGGCTATGCGCCCTCACGGATCCGGGTGAAGGCCGGCCAGCCGGTGCGGCTTACGTTCCACCGGGTCGATCCGAGCGGCTGCGTGGCCAAGGTGATCTTCCCTGATTTCCACAAATCTCTCGATCTGCCCCTGGATGCCACCACCTCCGTGGACTTGCCGGCCAGGGCTGCCGGCACCTATCCCTTCCACTGCGGCATGAACATGGTGCGAGGCAGCCTTGAGGTGGAGTGACCCGGGGCGGCGCGATCCTGATCGGTCGAGGCTGATCAGGCGCTGATCTCCAAGGTGCCCATCATGCCCAGCTCCTCGTGATCGAGGATGTGGCAGTGATACACCGTGCGTCCGGCGAAATCATCGAACCGGGTGCGAACCCGTACGGTTTCGCCTGGGCGCAACAGCACCACATCTCTCCAGGCGCGCCACGGCTCCGGCGTGCCGTTGCGGCTGATCACCTGGAAGGGGTTGATGTGCACGTGAAAGGGGTGATCCATCACCCCGTCGTTCACCAGCTCCCACTCCTCGGTGTCACCGAGGCGCACGGAGGTGTCGGTGCGGCCGTGCTCGTAGGCCCGGCCATTGATCAAGAACACCATGCCCATGCCGGGGGCCATGCCGTGGTTGAGCACGAAGCGGCGGCGGCGCACCGGCGCCGGCAGGGGCTCCACCGGCAGCAGGCGCTCGGGCAGCGGCAGGGGCGTCACCGAGCCCGCGTAGTTCAAGGTGGCGATCGGCACCGGAGCCTGCTGCTCAAAGCCTGATCCCATCCTTCCTCTGCCCATTCCCATTCCCATTCCCATTCCTCTACCCATGCCCATGCCCATGCGGCTGCCCCTACCGCCCATCATTCCGCCGGCCCCCCTGGCGTAGGGAAGGTTGAGCAGCCGGTAACGACCGCCCTGGCGCTCGCCCCGCACCAGCACCTCAGCCCGCTCGCCGGGGGCCAGCAGCAGTTCCGACAGCTCCACTGGTGCCTCGATGGCACCGCCATCGGTGGCGATCAGGTGGAAGGGGTGATCCTCGAGGGCCAGCCGCCAGAAGCGGGCATTGGAGGCGTTCACGATCCGCAACCGCAGCAGACCCCCTGAGGGGATCGTCAGCGCCGGGTTCACCTGACCGTTGACGGTGAGCACCGCTCCCTCACGCCCCAGCATCATCCCCATGCCCATCGGGCTGGAACCCGCCTCACCGGGAAGGTCTTTGAGGAAAAGCACCTGCTCCTCGGCGGCGCGGACTTCGGGGATCTGATCCAGGGCACCGCGCACGATGAACACCCCTCCGAGGCCGCCGAACACCTGATCGGCCACCGTGCCATGTCGGTGGGGGTGGTAATAGAAAGTGCCGGCAGGATGGTCGGCCGGCAGGGTGAAGGCGTAGCTGTGGCTTGCGCCGGGGGCCACGCTCACGAACACGTTGTCAGCACTGCCGCCGGGAGAGATGTGGAGGCCGTGGTAGTGCAGGTTGGTGGGGCGAGACAGGCGGTTGACCAGCTCGATCCGCACGGCATCGCCGGGTTCGGCCTCCAGCAGGGGCCCAGGCAGCAGGCCGTTGTAGGTGAGGGCCCTGGACGGGCCGCCCGGGATCGCCACATTGGTTTCCTGGGCCACCAGTTCCAGGTCCAGGCGTCCGCCGCTGGAGCGCAGGCGGGCCTGAGCTGGTACACCCGTGCTGGCTTGGGATCGAAGCTGGGCAGTGCGTCCCAGCAGGGCTGAGCCGGTGGCGATGGCTGAAGCACCACCGACCATGGCAAGAAAGGAACGGCGACCAAGATGCAAGACCATCTCTCCCTCAGGCCTCGATCTGCAGGAAGGTGCGGCGGGAGCCATCGCGACCGAAGGAGTAAACCGTGTAGGACTCGCTACGCAGGGATGATTCCATGCCCGGCGAACCGAGGGGCATTCCCGGCACGGCGATTCCCACCACCGCCGGTCGCTGCCGCAGCAGCTGATCGATCGCCTCGGCAGGGACGTGCCCCTCGATCACAAAACCAGCCACCTTGGCGGTGTGACAGGACGCCAAGTCTCCTGGGACGTTCAATGAGCTCTTGACCGCTTCCAGGTCGGCCACAACGTGATCCTTCACGCTGAAGCCGTTGGCACGCAGGTGGTCGAGCCACCCCTTGCAGCAACCGCAGCTGGCCGTGCGGTAGGCCGTCACCTGGCGGCTGGTTGCCAAGGCGTCAGTCGACGCTGCACTCCGAGCCACTGACGTCCGGACGGTGGACGGCGAGAGCCAGTAGCCGACGCCAACCGCGGAGAGCCCGGCCAGGACCGTGGCCAGAAGCCACCCCCGGCGGTGCGACCGCGACGCACCGCCAGAGGTGGAATGATCTGGATCGGGTTGCGGCACGTTCATTCCTAGCCGATGAGTGAAGGATTGAACTCATCCTAAAGGCTCCATCTGGCTGGAGAGTCAAGGGATGACTGATCTGTGGCCTGCAAGCAGAGCCACTCCTTTGCGGGCGCCCGGCTGCCTGGAGGGCTCAGAGGGCAAAGAGCCTGTCGTATTTGTAGTACTCCGGTTTGCGCAAGCCCTCCAACGCCAGCATCCGCCGCAGCTCGATGATCTCGGCCCTCTGGGCCACGATCACCTCCCGCGCGAAGCGCCGGATGGTGGGGTTGGTGCTCTTGGCCCGGGCATCGTGGGCCATCATCAACGCCCCCGCGTGGTGCTCGATCATGCCCTCAAGGAACCAGACCACCCGGTTCTCCTTTGTGGGTCCGTCGCCCATCATCCGCATGCCGTCGATCTGGGACTGGCTCATGCGGGTCAGGCCCGCGAGGCTGTTTGGATCGCCGCCGCTCGCCAGCGTCACTGGATAAACGGGGGCCTGGGGATACCAGGCCTTGCGCCACAGCCCCATCGCCCGGATCTCTTTGGCCTGATCCCTCCAGATTGAATTTCCGAGCGCCCCAACACCGGGTTGGCCGATCCCGAAGACGAACTCGCTCATGCGCAGGGCCCCCGTGTGGTGCTGCACCATGCCGTCGATGAAGCGCAGGTCGTAGGTGGAGCCAGCCGGGCCCACGTCATGAGCATGGGCGCCATGGGCAGGGGCGGATCCAGCAGGGGCAGACATCCCAGGCATGTCCATCATCCCTGGCATGCCTTGGTGTCCTTCGTGATTCATGCCACCGGGCATCTGGGCCAGGGCAGGAACTGCCACGGTGAGGGCAGAGGCGAGACCGATCAAGGTTGGCGTGAAGCGGGAAGGGCGCATGGCGGCAGGTTGAGGCCACCTCACCGTATAGTCTCCTGTGGTCTGGAGAGTCAAGGGCAAGGGCGCAGCAAATCCGCGCCGGCCGATGCCGGTCCTCCAAGACTTGACTCTCCCCTCAAGCGCCAACAAGTGCTGGGCGTGGGTGGGCCAGTCCTTCGATCCCGATCGCATTGAAATCCGTGTTGTCCTCGAAAGCACGGAAGACTGGTTGATCATCAATGACGATGTCATGGATTACCCCATCCATCTGCACCTCAATCCCTTCCAGGTGACCACCCGTGTTGGCCGCGCCGAATCCCAGCGCCACTGAAATGACAAGGTGCTGGTGCGCTCGGGAGAGGGGAGGTGCGCCTTCGGCTGAGCGTTCTCGATTTCGCAGGTCGCACTGTTTCCAACTGCCACAACCTCGATCACATTGATGCGCCACGTCCTAACCCTGTTGCTGACCTGTTGGCTTGCAGCTCCTTCGTTGGCGGCTGAATTAGAGGCCTGTCGGAACCTGCTGGAGCAACGCAATGCCCTGGCCGAGCAGGCCATCAAGGCCGAAATCGCCCTGGTTCGAACCATCCGTGAACGGATCTGCCCGGTCCTCAGCCAGCAGGCCGATGGGGCCAATGCCAACGACCGCAACGAGCGGACCATCGACTACCAGGCCCTGCTCGACTGCCGCCACAAGGCGGAAGAACAGCTGCTACGCAGCCAGCGGGTTCTCTACGTCAACCGCAGGCAGTTCAGGTTCTACACGGCGGCTGGAGCCGAGCTGGCCCGGCAAGCCGATGGGCTGGATCAGCTGTTGCAGGATCGAGAGTGCTCCCAGCTGCGTTGATCAACAACCTGCGGAAACACGGACCCACCCAGACCCTTGACCCTGAAGTGACTACAGGCTGTTTGCTGGGGTCTGGATGACAGGACCATGGCGGAACATTGCTGCAACAGCGGAACCAGCGGACAGAAGACCGGAGCCACCACGGAACCGGAGCCGGCAAGCGGCAGAGAAACGCTGTTTCGGATCAGCGCCATGGATTGCGCCACCGAGGAAACCGAGATCCGCCATGCCCTTTCAGGTCTCGACGGCATCCGCAGCCTGAGGTTCCTACTGGCCGAGCGCATGCTGGCGATCGATGCGGATGCAGCCGCGCTCAACTCCGCCCTTGCGGCGATCCGCCGTTTGGGATTCAATCCGGAGCCGATCAGCGCCGATCACCGGCCGTCCGCCGCCCAGACCCGCGCCGAACGGCGCCTTGAACGAATCCGCCTGGGGGGTTCCCTGGCATTGGCGCTCACGGCGGAGCTGCTGCATCTGGTCGTTCCCGCCTACCCGGGCCATGAACTGGTGGAGATCGGGATCGCCCTCGCCGCGATCGCCCTGGCAGGCTTCTCCGTGTTTCGCAAGGGCCTCGCGGCCCTGCGCCAGGGCCGGCTGAACATCAATGCGCTGATGAGCGTGGCGGTCACGGGCGCCTTTCTGATCGGCCGCTTCCCCGAGGCCGCCATGGTGATGGCGCTCTATGCCGTGGCTGAGGCGATCGAAGCGCGGGCCGTGGAGCGGGCCCGCCAGGCGATCACCAGCCTGATGGCCCTGGCCCCCGATGAGGCGGAGATTCGCCAGAGCGATGGCCGCTGGCAAAGAGTTTCCGCCAGTGCTGTGGCCATCGGAGATGTGGTGCGCGTTCGCCCGGGCGAGCGCCTGCCGCTCGATGGCACGGTGCTCCGCGGCGAGAGTGCGATCAACCAGGCCCCGATCACCGGCGAAAGCCTGCCGGTCGACAAAGGCCCAGGCGATGCGGTGTTTGCGGGCACCATCAACCAGGGCGGCGCCCTGGACATCCAGGTCACGGAGCCGGCTTCGCTCAGCACCCTGGCGCGCATCATCCAGGCCGTGGAGGAAGCCCAGGCCTCCCGTGCTCCGATCCAGCGCTTCGTCGATCGCTTCGCGGCCCGCTACACCCCGGCGGTGTTCGTGGTGGCCCTGGCCGTTGCCCTGCTGGCGCCGCCCTTGCTCGGATTCACGCCGCTTCAGGCGATCTACAAGGCGCTGGTGCTGCTGGTGATCGCCTGCCCCTGTGCGCTGGTGATCGCTACACCGGTCACGGTGGTGAGCGGCCTGGCCACCGCCGCCCGCCGCGGCATCATCATCAAAGGCGGCCTCTATATCGAGGAGGCCCGCAAGATCAAGGTGCTGGCCCTCGACAAGACCGGAACGATCACCCTGGGCCAGCCCAAGCTGGTGGCCTTCTCCTCACGGCGAGAAGGGGCGGACGCTGGCGCTCTGAAACAGCTGGCCAGCAGCCTGGCGGAGCGCTCCGACCATCCGGTGTCGCGGGCGGTGGCCGCCGGCCTTGATGGCGAGCGGCTGGCTGTGGAGGCCTTCGAGGCCCTGCCGGGGCGCGGGGTGCGGGGCGTGATTGCGGGGCGGCCACTGATGCTGGCCAATCACCGCTGGATCGAGGAGCTGGGGCTTTGCTCCAGCGACCTGGAAGCATCGATGCAGGTTCACGAGCGCCAGGGCCATTCGCTCAGCCTGCTGGCCGATGACAGCGGCGTGCTCGCCCTGATCGCCGTCGCCGACACCGTTCGGCCCAGCTCGGCGACGGCCATGGAGGCCCTGCGGTCCCTAGGCGTCACTCCAGTGATGCTCACGGGTGACAACGCAGCCACCGCCTCTGCGATTGCGGCCGTGGCCGGCATCGAGCAGGTGAAGAGCAACCTGCTGCCCCAGGAGAAGCTCGAGGCGGTGGCCGATCTGCAGGCCCGCTACGGATTCGCGGCCATGGCCGGCGATGGCATCAACGACGCCCCGGCCCTGGCCCAGGCGGACATCGGCTTTGCGATGGGGGCAGCCGGCACCCACATCGCCATCGAAGCCGCCGATGTGGTGATCATGAACGACGATCTGATGCGCGTACCGGAAACGATCGCCCTCTCTCGCCGCACCTTTCGCATCCTGCGCCAGAACATCGCGCTGGCGTTGGGAATCAAGGCCCTGTTTCTGGTGCTCACCGTGGCCGGAAATGCCACCATGTGGATGGCGGTCTTCGCGGACATGGGCACCAGCTTGATCGTGATCGCCAATGGCCTGCGGCTGCTACGCACTCCCACGCTTGGCAAGATCAAGGGCTGAGCCTGGTCGGAAATGGTCAGATCTGAGCCTTGTCGATTCCAGCCGAACGGTTCAATTCCATGAGGATGCCACAGGTCTTCACCTCATCCGGTTGCTGACAAAGCTCTCTGAGCTGCCGTAGCTGATCCTGGAGTTTGTGCAACTCATTCACGCGGGCATCGACCTCGGCGATCTTCTCGTCCAGCAGGGCATTCACCGTCAGACAGCTTCCGGACGGTGTGTCGAGCACCTTGATCAGGATGCGGACCTCCTCCAGGCTCATGTCAAGGCTGCGGCAGTAGCGGATGAAGCGCAACTGCTCCACATGCCGCGGCGAATAGAGGCGATAGTTGCCATCCGTGCGCTGTGGCAGCGGCAGCAAGTGCTCGCGTTCGTAATAGCGGATGGTTTCGATCTTGACCCCGGTGGACCGTGCCAACTCGCCGATCTGCATGGATTCATCCCCTTGGGTAGGTGGCAAGTCGGGCGGACAAGCCTCCCTGGCGCAACGCTAGGCCCTTGACCCTGAAGCCACTTCAGGCTTTTCAATGGCCGTATCTCAGCCGTTCTCTCCCCCTGTGAGCAGCGCTACGCGAACCAAACCTCTCTCCAGCCGTCGATCTAGCCAGGAGCCAGGCCGGCCCTGGGTGCGGCTCACCATGGCCGTGCTCGCCACGATCGGCATAATCGACACCGGCTCGATCACCGCCAAGCGCTGGGGTTGGATCGGCAGCCTCTCCTGTCCGGGCGGCAGCGATGGCTGCGACAAGGTGCTCGGCAGCGCCTGGGGCACGCTGCTGGGCCAGCCGCTTTCTCTGTTTGGATGCCTGGCCTACACCACGGTGCTCCTGCTGGCCCTGATGCCGTTGCTGCGAGGAGGTCTGCGGGCCCCAGCCTCGGAGGGCAATCGCTGGGCTCTGTTCCTCGTCAGCTGCGGCATGGCCGTCTTCAGCCTGGTGCTGATGGGGCTCCTGGTCTTCGAGATCAAGGCCTTCTGCACCTTCTGTGTGGTGTCGGCCGCCCTCAGCCTCGCGCTGTTCCTGTTGAGCCTTGTTGGAGGTGGCTGGATCGACCGCAGCCAACTGATCTTTCGCGGAGTGATGACAGTCCTCCTTGTTGGTCTGCTGGGGCTGGGCTGGGCAGCATCGGCGGACCAGCCTGTCGCTCAAAGCGGACGGGCGGCTCCAGCTGTCATCAGCGCCAGTTCGCCGGCCAAGATTGCCCTGGCGGAGCATCTGAGCAGCGTCGGCGCCCGGGTGTTCACGGCGTACTGGTGCCCCCACTGCCATGACCAGAAGGAGGCCTTCGGCAAGGAGGCCGCCGCCAAGCTCCAGGTGATCGAATGCGCCGAAGACGGCGCCAACAGCCAGGCGCAGCTGTGCAAGCAGCAGGGGGTTCAGGGCTATCCCAGCTGGCAGATCAAGGGCGTCGTGGATTCGGGCGTCAAGCCACTGAACACCCTCGCTGATCTCAGTGGCTACACCGGTCCGCGTGACTTCTGAGCAGGCCGTGATCCCTTCCCCAGGGCGGGGTCAGCCCAGCCATGCCCCAGCAGGATCGCCGCCACCCTCGCCTTACCCTCCAACTCCGCTGGCGTCGCTTCATGCCTGATGCACCGCTCGGCACGGCCGCGCGCACCAATGCCCAGACGGTGGAGGTGCCTGCAGGCCTGGGCATGCTGCGCACCTTCATGCGGGTGCTGGGCCCCGGCTACCTGGTGGCCGTGGGCTACATGGATCCGGGCAACTGGGCCACCGATCTTGCGGCGGGCTCCCAGTTCGGCTACCGCCTGCTCTGGGTGATCGGGCTCTCCAGCCTGATGGCGATGGTGCTCCAGTCGCTCTGCTGCCGGCTGGGCATCGCCACAAGGCTGGACCTGGCCCAGGCCTGCAGCCGTCTGCTGCCGCGGTTCTGGCGAATCCCCCTCTGGTTGCTGGCCGAAGTGGCGATCATTGCCTGCGACCTGGCCGAGCTGGTGGGCAGCGCCATTGCCCTGCAGCTGCTTTTCGGTCTTCCATTGCCCTGGGGGGTGGGCCTCACGGCCGCCGACACCCTGTTGCTGCTGGCGCTGCAGCGCTTCGGGATCCGGCGGCTGGAGGCCCTGGTGATCGCCCTGGTCGCCCTGGTCGGGGGTTGCTTCGCGGTGGAAATGTTCTTGCTGCAGCCCAACTGGAGCCAGGTGGGCCAGGGCTTCCTTCCCCAGGCCGCCAGCCTCAGGGACGGGCAGCAGCTGTTTCTGGCGGCCGGCATTCTCGGTGCCACGGTGATGCCCCACAACCTCTATCTCCATTCCTCGCTGGTGCAGACCCGCCACTGGAGCGCGGCGAAGGGAGCAACGCGCAGGGCACTCGCCTTCAGCACCTGGGACACCCTGATCGCCCTCAGTCTGGCCTTTCTGATCAATGTCTCGATCCTGGTGCTGGCCGCCGGCAGCTTCTACGGACGGCTACCGCAGCCGGTCACGGATCTGAGCGAGGCCTACCGGCTGCTGACGCCGATGCTGGGCACGTCGCTCGCCAGCGTGCTGTTCGGCGTGGCCCTGCTGGCGGCGGGCCAGAGCTCGACGCTCACCGCCACCATGGCCGGCCAGATCGTGATGGAGGGGTTCCTGCAGATCCGTCTGCCGGACTGGAAGCGGCGGCTGCTCACCCGCGGTCTCGCGCTGATCCCGGCGATGGCCACAGTGATCCTGTTCGGTGAACGGGCCACAACAAATCTGCTGGTGCTGAGCCAGGTGGTGCTGTCTCTGCAGTTGCCCTTCGCGGTGATCCCGCTGGTGTGGTTCTGCGGCCGCCGGGGCCTGATGGGCGATCTGAAAGCACCGCTCTGGCTCCAGGCCGCGGGCTGGATCTGCGCCAGCGTGATTGTGCTGATCAACCTCTCGATGCTGAGCGCGGTGTTGCGGGGCGTCTGAACCGTTGACAAAAGCAGCCTCTCCTCAGACCCATGACGAGCAAAAAACACTGGGACAC is a genomic window of Cyanobium sp. NS01 containing:
- a CDS encoding multicopper oxidase domain-containing protein; the encoded protein is MGQSFDPDRIEIRVVLESTEDWLIINDDVMDYPIHLHLNPFQVTTRVGRAESQRH
- a CDS encoding cation-translocating P-type ATPase; the protein is MAEHCCNSGTSGQKTGATTEPEPASGRETLFRISAMDCATEETEIRHALSGLDGIRSLRFLLAERMLAIDADAAALNSALAAIRRLGFNPEPISADHRPSAAQTRAERRLERIRLGGSLALALTAELLHLVVPAYPGHELVEIGIALAAIALAGFSVFRKGLAALRQGRLNINALMSVAVTGAFLIGRFPEAAMVMALYAVAEAIEARAVERARQAITSLMALAPDEAEIRQSDGRWQRVSASAVAIGDVVRVRPGERLPLDGTVLRGESAINQAPITGESLPVDKGPGDAVFAGTINQGGALDIQVTEPASLSTLARIIQAVEEAQASRAPIQRFVDRFAARYTPAVFVVALAVALLAPPLLGFTPLQAIYKALVLLVIACPCALVIATPVTVVSGLATAARRGIIIKGGLYIEEARKIKVLALDKTGTITLGQPKLVAFSSRREGADAGALKQLASSLAERSDHPVSRAVAAGLDGERLAVEAFEALPGRGVRGVIAGRPLMLANHRWIEELGLCSSDLEASMQVHERQGHSLSLLADDSGVLALIAVADTVRPSSATAMEALRSLGVTPVMLTGDNAATASAIAAVAGIEQVKSNLLPQEKLEAVADLQARYGFAAMAGDGINDAPALAQADIGFAMGAAGTHIAIEAADVVIMNDDLMRVPETIALSRRTFRILRQNIALALGIKALFLVLTVAGNATMWMAVFADMGTSLIVIANGLRLLRTPTLGKIKG
- the cadR gene encoding Cd(II)/Pb(II)-responsive transcriptional regulator, whose protein sequence is MQIGELARSTGVKIETIRYYEREHLLPLPQRTDGNYRLYSPRHVEQLRFIRYCRSLDMSLEEVRILIKVLDTPSGSCLTVNALLDEKIAEVDARVNELHKLQDQLRQLRELCQQPDEVKTCGILMELNRSAGIDKAQI
- a CDS encoding vitamin K epoxide reductase family protein, which translates into the protein MAVLATIGIIDTGSITAKRWGWIGSLSCPGGSDGCDKVLGSAWGTLLGQPLSLFGCLAYTTVLLLALMPLLRGGLRAPASEGNRWALFLVSCGMAVFSLVLMGLLVFEIKAFCTFCVVSAALSLALFLLSLVGGGWIDRSQLIFRGVMTVLLVGLLGLGWAASADQPVAQSGRAAPAVISASSPAKIALAEHLSSVGARVFTAYWCPHCHDQKEAFGKEAAAKLQVIECAEDGANSQAQLCKQQGVQGYPSWQIKGVVDSGVKPLNTLADLSGYTGPRDF
- a CDS encoding Nramp family divalent metal transporter, producing the protein MPDAPLGTAARTNAQTVEVPAGLGMLRTFMRVLGPGYLVAVGYMDPGNWATDLAAGSQFGYRLLWVIGLSSLMAMVLQSLCCRLGIATRLDLAQACSRLLPRFWRIPLWLLAEVAIIACDLAELVGSAIALQLLFGLPLPWGVGLTAADTLLLLALQRFGIRRLEALVIALVALVGGCFAVEMFLLQPNWSQVGQGFLPQAASLRDGQQLFLAAGILGATVMPHNLYLHSSLVQTRHWSAAKGATRRALAFSTWDTLIALSLAFLINVSILVLAAGSFYGRLPQPVTDLSEAYRLLTPMLGTSLASVLFGVALLAAGQSSTLTATMAGQIVMEGFLQIRLPDWKRRLLTRGLALIPAMATVILFGERATTNLLVLSQVVLSLQLPFAVIPLVWFCGRRGLMGDLKAPLWLQAAGWICASVIVLINLSMLSAVLRGV